ATGGAGTATGGTATTGCAACCTTAATAGCTATAGCAAAAAAAGAGTTGGCTAGTACAAACCAAAACCCAAGAATCGAGTGGCGGCGCGAAGCGCCGCCACTCGATTCTTGGGTTTTATGTCCTAAACAAAACTTGCTTTGCTATATCAGTAGGGGCAATTCATGAATTGCCCCTACTGATAGCTAAAAAAGAACCTCTCGCATTGCGAGAGGTTCTTTTTTTAGCTATCAGTAGGCTCTTTGCGCTTAATTAATGGTTTCGGCACGGGTGGACGCTCTTCCGAAGAAAATCTGGGACGTGGTGGATAAAAAGAACCATCACCACCATCACCCGTATAGGACGGCTTAAATGGGCGATCGCTATAGGGGCGATCGTTGTACCTTCTTGGCGCAAACTTACCACCATTGCTAGGACGACCCTTAAATTGTGAGCCACGCTTACCCTTAGAAGGAATAATCCCAATAAACTCACCATCAATAATCGTCAAAACATCCCCTTGACGTTGCACATTCACGCTCCAGAATTGTCCAACTGCATCAGTTGGCAACAATCCTGTAAGACGAACCTTGAACTTGCTATATTCCTTGGTGACTTTATCCTTTTGTTTATCAAACTTTTGTTCAGTACGGCGCACCTTAACAATTACTGAATTATCTTCAGTAGACTGACTAGAGATCTCGCCGCGTACAGAAAAATAACCATCCTCAACGTTAGGATCAATGGGGATATCAGTTTTGCCAAGCTCAACAGGAGCCCACACGCCAGATATCTGTACATGTAATTTACCTGCCTTATCATTGGTGCGCGGATACACCACCCACAAATATTCGCGATCGCTTTCTAGACGCTTTTTAACAATCGAAATAATCTTACCAAGTAGCACTGCATCAACTTGAGAACCATCGGTCGTTAAGATATACCCCTTAGCAAAGTTATCTTCATTAGCAATGTATTTCCCACAGATTACACCGATCGCTCGGTACTGAAATGGTTCTGTTGCGGCTGGAATTGGCTGTAAACAGACTTTATTTTCCTTGGATTCTTCAGGTTTATCTACAGATGTTTGACTGTCACCATTACGGATTAAGTTAGGGTTTTTAACCTTTAAAGCAGCAGGAATAATCTTGGGAACAGGTTTAACCGCATCCTCATTCTGTTGTGGTAACTTTTGCTCTTCAGCCTGATTAGCCTCCAGAGACTTGGGGGCGATAACTTTGAGAACTTCTAATTTAGGCAAGTCTTTAATCGGAGGTTTAGGTGTAACAGATTTTGGTAGTTTACTATTTGAGTCATCGGATTGGCTGGACTTATTGATTTTACTCATCTGAACCTCCAGAAAAATAAGTTGTCTAATGCGGACTAGACCTTACTAAGCAATTGCTAGAAAAACATGTTAATCAACATCGAAATACTCTCAAATACAGTCTGTATAAAAACAATCTATACAAAAGAGAATTTTAGTTGAAATATATCTTGGTTTTGACCAAGGTATACCCACGTTTAAAACCTACCTCAACTAAATTCCGCAAAAAAATGAAATGTTTAGGTAGTCTAACTTATCCCCTTGCTAATTGGCCTTGTGGCTTTAGTTTGGTTAGGGATACTATCTAATTTAGATTTAGTTCAAGATGTAGATACTACACATCTTAACTAAACTAAGCATACACCGTTATCAGTCAGACCTGTGAATAGTTCCCTGAATGATTCACAGAATTTCATGGTCATCATACTTGAAATCGGACTGTAACAATCGTCAAAGAAAAAATTTATATCTAGTTAAAATTTGTGATAGCGCGACTTCGCCTCACCGCCATAAATTAACGTGAGTTCGATATAGCCATTTGCGGCGTGCTTCGCACAACGCAAATGGCGAAAAATGGGAAAAATCGCTTAGCGATTTTTCCCATTTTTCGCTTTCGTCGAACTGGCGTTAAATTACAGCGAAGCCCCTAGATACTTACCACTTTTGTTCCTGATGGTATTAAGGATTTACAAAGGATTTGCGATCCCCGCTAAATCAGCGCTTACGATACCTTTGTCCTTAAGTTCAGTAAAAACTGACTTTACTTTGGGAATGCATCATATTGTTCATGGACGTTCATGAATAGAGAGGATTTTATGGCATCTGACAAGCAAAATTTTGGATTGATTGGTTTGGCTGTGATGGGTGAAAACCTTGCTCTAAACATTGAGCGCAATGGGTTTTCGATGAGTGTTTATAACCGTAGCCGTGACAAAACTGATAAGTTTTTAGCAACCCGTGCTGCTGGTAAAAATTTCAAAGGCACATTTACGATCGCTGAATTTGTTGCATCCCTAGAGCGTCCCCGCAAAATGTTGATCATGGTTAAGGCGGGAGCGCCCGTTGATGCAGTTATCAAAGAGCTAATTCCCTTTTTGGATGAAGGTGACATTATCATTGATGGCGGTAACTCTCTCTATGACGACACCGATCGCCGCACTGTGGAGCTAGAGGCCATTAATCTCAAATTCATTGGTATGGGCGTGAGTGGCGGTGAGGAAGGCGCTCTTAATGGTCCCAGCATGATGCCTGGTGGTCAAAAGTCAGCCTATGCTGAGATTGAGCCAATCGTGACCAAGATTGCGGCTCAAGTCGATGATGGCGCTTGTGTGACTTACATCGGTAAGGGTAGTGCGGGGCATTACGTGAAAATGGTGCATAACGGCATTGAGTATGGCGATATGCAGTTGATCGCAGAAGCCTATGATTTGCTTAGCACTGGATTAGGCTTGACGGCAAGTGAATTGCATGAAACCTTTACCGCTTGGAAAAGCTCAGAGCTTGATTCTTATCTAATCGATATCACGACGGATATTTTTACGAAGATTGACGATCTCACAGGAGATGCGTTGGTCAATAAAATTCTTGATGCGGCTGGGCAGAAGGGGACAGGTAAATGGACGGTACAGAGTGCCTTTGATCTGGGTGTACCGATCCCCACGATGATCGCGGCGGTGACTGCAAGGGTGATGTCTTCCTACAAAGAAGAGCGGGTTGCTGCCTCGAAGGTGCTAATCAGTTCGACTTCTGGTAAGTATGAAGGCGATCGCCAAGAATTTATTGATGCGGTACGTGACGCTCTTTACTGCTCCAAGATTTGTTCCTATGCTCAGGGCATGGCACTACTTGGTGCGGCTTCCCGTGACTTTGGCTATGACTTGAATCTGGGTGAAATTGCCCGTATTTGGAAAGGTGGTTGCATTATCCGTGCGGCTTTCCTTGACAAGATCAAACTTGCATTTCAGCGCAATGCTCAACTACCTAACCTGCTAGTTGATCCCGATTTCAAGCAAACGATTTTGACTAAAGAAGCGGCATGGCGCAAGGTGGTTATGGCGGCGGCGCAGTTGGGTATTCCGATCCCTGCGTTTAGTGCATCTCTTGATTATTTCGATAGTTATAGACGCGATCGCCTACCTCAAAACTTGACACAGGCTCAGCGCGATTACTTCGGCGCTCACACCTATGAGCGCACCGACAAGCCCAGAGGCGAATTTTTCCACACCGAGTGGATGAAGTAATATCAAAAAATTAAGAGATGCAACATAAAACACTGCATCTCTTAATTTTTTGATAATAATAGAATTTGGAATAATTTGTGTCGAATGAATGTACTGACTAAAGAAAAGTGAATTGATCCCAAAATAATCACTCCATCTATCTATGATTGATATAGTCTTATTCAAGAACCAGTACAAAAGATTTAAAGAAAATGTTTTTAAAAATAGTGGCGTAGAATTCAAGTCATTTAGTTCCAACCCTTATACCGAATTAGAGGAAGGGTATAAATATGATATTTACCGCGATGCTAGGAAATTATTAAGATTTGAGACTTGGAAAGAGTCAGATATTGGAAATGGAGATATCGCTCGCTCTGTAATTAACGCAATTGAATTGCCCAGTAATAATTTGGTGCAATGGCAGTCTAAATATGGCGATGAAAAAAGACCTCACCATATTTTACATTATGCTATTTCAAATGCATTGAAAATTAAAGACTATGATTCAGTATTTTATTCTTTGTACCGTGAATCTGATGATGCAAAATCGTTTAGCAGTCTAATCAAATTATTTGGTCGAAAGTATTCGTTAATAGCTTACCTTTTATTTATCAAAGATCGATCTCGTTATACGCCAATAGCTCCCCAATATTTCGATCAAGCATTTTTACTGTTAGGGGTAGAATTCTCAACCAACAAAAAATGTTCTTGGGATAATTACTCAACATTCAACAATATTTTATTGGATTTAAAAGGATTGCTTACAAATGAGTTACAAGGAGAAGTGTCGTTACTTGATGCTCATTCTTTTGCTTGGATAATAGCTCGAAAAATAGAAGAATATACACCATCAAAAGATGAATTGAAATATTTAAAATTGTCTGAAAAAGAAAGACAGGTAATTGTTAAAGCAAGAAATGGTCAAGGATTTTTCAGGGATGTTCTACTTAAGTATTGGCAAAATGCTTGCGCAGTAACTGGATGTAAAGAAAAGAATTTACTTAGAGCCTCTCATATAAAGCCTTGGTCAGAATGCGATTTAGAAGAAGCTATTGATTCTTTTAATGGATTACTACTTTCTCCTACTCTTGATGCTGCTTTTGACAAAGGATTTATAACTTTTGATACAGTAGGAAATATATTGATTTCACCATCATTAAGTAATTCAGATGCCAAAATACTAGGTCTTTCCTCCTCATTACGTTTAAAGCATATAGATTTTAGACATAAACCTTATCTTGTTTATCATAATGAGTTTATCTTTAGGGAGAATTAACTCATTTAAAATAATGTTTGTTGCAATCTGACTAGTAAATCTCTATATATTGCAATTTACTAAGGCGGATTGAAATATGATCGCCTTGCAGACAAGTAAAATAGTTAACACTCTTAAAATCTAAAGTTGTAAATTATGACCCAAGCATTACACTCAGCCATTGAGTCGATCAATGCTCTGAGCTTAGAAGAAAAACATCAACTCTGGCTAATTCTGGATGAGGCGATCGCAAAAAATATAGGGCGCTAAGTGCAGACAAAAGTACAAAAGCGGAGGTAAGCCATGATTACGGATGAATTTGACATTGACGAAGCAGAGATGCTTAGGGATGTGCAGATCGAGGATGAGTCAGGTTGTGACATCAGGGCAGGAATTAACCACGGTGCAAATCTGGGTAATTACCTATCGAGAAAATGAATATCATTAGCTATGATGAGTTGAAAGAAATTTTGATCGATAGCAAAGTGGGTAACATTCTGTCATCCGAAGAGATTGATGAAGTTACAGCCAAAATCCAAGAAAAAATCTTAGCTCCACGACTAAAGCTAAAAACTTATCCCATCCCTAAATCAGCCTAGACAATACCAAGAAATCGATTGCAGAGATTAATACAATGACTGAAAAATGGACAGATGAACGATTAGACCGATTTACCAACAAAGTTGATAGCTTAAGCAACGATATTCAGCAACTAATACAGGCACTTTACCTCGAATTGCCAACAGTTAAAGCTGAGATAAACAGTGTCAGAGAGGAGGCAAGAGAGCAACGTGAAACTCTCCATACCGAACTTGTTGAGATAAAGGAGATTATTAAACAGCAAGCCATTACATCACAATCTCAAAGCGAATCTCTTCACACTGAATTGCTAGAAATTAAAGAAATTACCAGACAGCAAGCCATTGTTGCTCAGACTCAAGCTGAAAGCATTAGACTGATGATTGAAATGCTAAATCGAAAACAAGCTTAGCAATATAAAAAAATGCCTCAAACTGCTGTCACACAGGTTGTCAAAACCTTAAACCATGTCCATCAAAAGCTCGGTCTACAGAGAGCTACTGATAGCCAGTTTTTTACAGAGTGGTTTGAGGGATTACCACAACTAACAGCTTTAGAACAAGAAACTTTAGATTTAATTCGACAACGCTTTCGATACCATCGTGAAGAAGGACAAGTTACTGAAGGTGCAGTTAATGCGATCGTCGTATCGCGATTAATGGAATTAGCTGGTTTCTACGATCCACCATTTCGCTTGCGATCGGAATTACCTATCGAGATTACAACCACAGTTGAGAATGAAACCTTAAGGGGACGCATCGATTTTTTGGTCGTACAGGAACGGTTTTGGCGCGTAATTATTGAATCCAAAGAAACTGAATTTGATATTGAAGTTGGCATTCCCCAAACACTTGCCTATGCGATCGCCTCTTCAGCAGAAGCATCACCATTATTTGGCATGGTTACAAATGGGAATAGTTTCATATTTATTAAGATTGACCCTCAGAATAAAACATACGATTTTTCGGAAACCTATTCGATGCTGTCGCGAACCAATCATCTTTATGATGTACAGCAAATATTAAAAGCGATCGCCATTATCTTTTTAGCTACAACTCATGATTAATGCACCAACTGACCAAATATTAGCGATCGGCTTAATTAGTGGCACATCGGTGGATGGCATTGATGCGGCTTTGGTAGAAATCACCGATCGCCATGAACAACTTGAAACTAACTTGATCGCAGGATGTACCTATCCCTATGCCGATGATCTGCGTACTGAGATATTAGCTGTCTGTGCAGGTGCGCCCCGATCGCTACAGCAAATATGTGAACTCGATGATCGCATAGCTGAAAGCTTTTCCCAAGCAGCGATCTCAATTATGGCAAAAGGCGATCGCTTACCAGATTTGATTGCCTCTCACGGGCAAACAGTATTTCATCGCCCACCAGTCACTCCACAGGCCGGCAAAACTGGACTCGGCTATTCGGTACAATTGGGACGAGGTGCGGTAATTGCGGAATTAACAGGAATTAAAACTATCAGTGATTTCCGAGTTGCCGATATTGAAGTAGGTGGACATGCGGCTCCCCTAGTGCCAATGCTAGATATTTTGTTGCTATCTCATCCTACAAAATATCGCGTCTGTCAGAATATTGGTGGCATTAGTAATTTGACCTACTTACCGCCAAAAGCCCTAGAACATCCAGAAAAAGTTTTTGGTTTTGATAATGGTGCTGGCAATGTCCTGATCGATATGGCAGCACAAAAATTATTTGGTGTTTCGTTTGATGCGGATGGTGCGATCGCCCGACAAGGGCAGCCAAATTTAGATTTAATCAATCAATGGTTAGAGCAAGAATTTTTTCGCCTTCCTCCCCCAAAATCTACAGGACGTGAGTTATTTAGTCCTGAATATTTAGAACAATGCTTGAGTGAGTGTCAGGGTTTAAGTAATTACGATATTCTCGCCACGCTGACAGAATTTACAGCTAGAGCGATCGCCCAAAGTTATCGTGACTTTCTGCCCGTATTTCCCGACGAGGTTTTAATCGGTGGTGGTGGTGGTCATAATGGCTATTTGATGGAGCGATTACAGAATTTAGTTAAACCTGCGATCGTAATGCGTACTAATGACTGTGGCATCGATAGCGATAGTAAAGAGGCGATCGCCTTTGCGTTGCTGGGATATTTACGCTTAAAAGAACGTTATGGCAATTTGCCTAGTGTCACTGGAGCCAAGCGATCGGTTTTATTAGGTAAAATTTATCAATAGCAATATTTTCAACACTACTTTTACAGGTATCGAGCAATGTCAAATAAAGATGCCATCATTAACGAGTTGCAATATATTCCCGAATCTAAACTATCTGCTCTATATGATCTGATTCACTATTTTCGATTGGGAATTAATAGCGAGATAGAGCAAGAATCTGATGAAGATCTCGCAATAGATCAACATCAATGCTTAAAAACCATACAAAAAATTAAACAGGAAGGTTTATCGGGCTTTACCGAGATTAGTGATGTAAAAGCTTATATTCAAGATTTAAAACATGAAATTAGTTAAAGATGATGACTATAAACGTAAAGAACGCAAATTCTTTAAAAAACGTCCTCACTTAATTGACAAGTATGGAGAACTGAGATCTTGCACCATTCCTAAAAGAGTTAAGTGGGAATGGGTTTGAGAATAATTTCAAAGCCATGACGAGCAGCAATATCGGCACTAATTTGAAGATACCTGAGAAGTTTCAACCAAAGGACAGAAGGGAATAAAACTGAAAGAGTTAAATCACAAGTAGCTTTCCAGTCCAAGATGGGAGGAATCGACCATTGATCAATCCAATGAGCCAAAAGATAAGAAAGCAGAGAGAGGATAAGCCAACGATAAACACCAAGTTTTGTCGATTGCCCAAAACAATGCAAGCCAAAGCGATGTTTGATGGTTTTGAAGAATCCCTCAATTGCCCAACGCTTACGCCCTAACATCACCAGATAAGCACCAGAATAAGGATGAGAAGAGACAACAAAACGTAACTCCCGTTTACTATCGGCTCTTTTGAGCCAGAACCAAGAGATCGTCAAAGGCTGAGTTAGCCCTTCTAGCAAAATTTGTTGTCCACGTTTGCCATGACGATAAAGTTGTTTGACGGTGCGTCCATCTTGAAGTTTACGATTGTTGCGGACACCGACAACGATGCGCCAAGACTTGGCTCGGACTGCATTGAAAAACTTCACTGTACTAAACTCAGTATCGGCAAGGACAATCACAGTCCTGCCTTGGGTTAGTTGCTTGGGGACTGTCCTCAATAACTTACAAGCTAACTCAGAGGGACTGGGGTATCCTTTACCTCGCCATACTCTAAAACTCCATGGCACGCGCCACTCTCCATAGACCAGATACAGTACAACCAGATGTAGTCCTCGCTTGCCGTTTAGTATTCTCACCCATGGGTCGGGTTCATCTTTGGTGGGATTACTCAAATGTAGAAACTTGCCACATTTTTCTAGGGTCGTCAAGTCTATCAGTATCTTTAATGGCACTTGTTTCGATGGACGATGCTTGGCGATTTGTCCCAAAATAGCCTGACGTGTCGCTCGAATTAGTCCTCTTGTTGACCAGTTATAGTGGTTGAGAAATCGACTCAACGCACTCGCTGATTTTATCTGTGTATGTTCTGGATAGGGATGTCCTTGTGCTTCGAGGAATAGTCCCAATATTGCATTGAGACTTGCTTTTTGATACACACTTGGCATCAAACACAGAAGGCTATAAACTAGCCCTTGGGCGTGCTTAACGATGCTTTCCATGATCGTTATTTAATTTACTACTACGCCCTTTTTTTCACATTTTTGCTCTTTCTGCAACCCCTTTTCTTGAATGGTGCAAGATCTCAGAGAAGTTTTAGAAAAGCTTAAAACTTCTCCATTTGATCCATCACTAAAAACACATAAGTTAAAAGGCGATCTTAGCGAATTTTATGCCTGTAGTCTGACCTATGAATACCGCATTATTTGTGTTTTTCTAGTCCAAAATGAGACGATAGTTTTAGTTGATATTGGTAGTCACGATGAAGTTTATTAATGCCAATAAAAAAGGGGGCGCGAAGCGCCCCCTTTTTTATTGTTGAGAAGCTTTAAGCAACTTCTTCTTCATCGCCTGTGATGATCGCTTCATCTTCGACATAAGCTTCAGCATCTTCGGCAGAAACTTCATACTCGATATCTTCGATATCGCCATGACGACCTTCGTAGATTGCATCAGCAAGCTTGCCAACGATCAACTTGATCGAGCGAATTGCGTCATCGTTTGCGGGAATCCCAATGTCAACGCTATCGGGATCGCAGTTGGTATCAAGCAAAGACACAATGGGAATCTTCAACTTTTGGCATTCTTGGACAGCATTGTACTCACGCTTGTGGTCAACCACGATTACGATATCGGGTGGCTTACGCATGAGCTTAATGCCGCCAAGGTACTTACGTAGCTTTTCCATTTCGCGGCGAAGGGTGGATGCTTCCTTCTTAGGAAGGCGATCGAGTGCGCCGCTTTCGTCGCGACGTTCGAGATCCTTAAGGCGATCAACACGGGTTTTGATGGTTGTCCAGTTGGTGAGCATTCCACCCAACCAGCGTTGGTTGATGTAGTAGCTACCGCAACGGGCTGCTTCTTGAGCAATCAGACCAGCAGCTTGACGCTTGGTTCCAACGAACAATACTTTTTTGCCTTGCTCGGAAGCTTGACGCAAATAAGCATAGGCTTCTTCAAGATATTGTGCGGTTTGCACAAGGTCAATAATATGAACGCCATTACGCTCGGTGAAGATGTAAGGCTCCATCTTGGGGTTCCAACGACGGGTTTGATGTCCGAAGTGAACGCCCGACTCTAGCAATTGGGCTAGGGTTACGACTCCCATTTAAGTTTTCTCCTGTGTTCGGGTTTATCCTTGCGCCTGAGATGGAATTTAGGAGTTAACAAGTAACTCTAAACACCCGAAACCTCAAGCGTGTGTTTTTTAACAGCTTGTCTAGGATAACTCATATGTGCCTCAATAGCAAAAGGCGATCGCCTTTTGCTATGTGCAAAATTAAAACGAGCGATCTCGTTCCCCTCTCCTGTGGGCTACCGTGTACACACAAGTCTCTCTGTCTACGTTTGAGGGTTTAGCCCCCCCAGCCCCCCTTAAAAAGGGGGAAGAAGAAAATTCTCCCCCCTTTTTAAGGGGGGCTGGGGGGGATCATTAGTAACCCATGCTATATCTGATGACTTGTGTGTACACCATAGCTCCTATGGGAGAGCGCCTAGGGGTGAGGGCTTAGCGCTTTGGTGTGTCAAGTATATTAACGTCCTAATTTTGGGGATATGGAGATGTGGATACGATCGCTTAAAATATAGAAAATCTGTTATTCCTAAAAAATATGATTGCAGTTAGAGACAACTTCCCTCAATTCACTCCGCAGGAATACTTTGCTTGGGAAGAAAAGCAACTACACAAGCACGAATATATAGAAGGTGAAGTCTATGCCATGAGTGGTGGCAGTAGAAACCATAGCTTAATTGCGGTTCGGTTCACTACTTTGTTTTCCAATCATCTAGAAGGTAGTGCTTGTGAAGTAGGCAATTCAGACTTGCGGATTAAAATAGCTAAATCCGAAAAATACACTTATCCTGATGTCAGTGTCACCTGCGACGATCGCGACAAAACTACCACTCAATACATTACCTATCCATCTCTAATCGTTGAAGTTTTATCACCTAGTACCGAATCCTACGATCGCGGTGGAAAGTTCAGACTATATCGCAACAATCCTGTATTAATAGATTATTTATTAGTTAGTTCCACCAGTATAGAAATAGACCTTTATCACAAAAAAGATAATGGGGAATGGATAATCAGCAACTATCAGGAAGGTGACACAATCGAGTTAAAGAGCATCAATCTCACCTTCGCGATCGCCCAAATTTATAAAGGACTCAATCTCACACCAGAAAATATAGATGTAGTGTAAGCCGCCTAAGCTACATCTATATTTTCTGAATTGGGGCAATTTTAGGATCGATGATTTTTTTGCCTTGACCTGCGAAAGCAACTGCTAGATACATCTTGTCGCCAGTGCCTAATAAATTCGAGACTTGACCTTCGCCAAACTTATCATGCACCACGCGATCGCCCACTTGCCAATCAATACGAGGTTTCGGTTTGACAGCATTTACCTTTACAGGGGGCGCAGATCTGAGAGAACCTTTAACGCTGGTGGCTTCAGCACGTTGACTTGCCTTGCTGATAAATTTATCGATACCATGTCCTGTCAAGTATTCCTTCGGTAATTCGGCTAGGAATTGGGAAGGAATTGCATATTCGCGGTTGCCATAGAGACGGCGGGCTTGGGCATGGCTGAGGAATAGTTTCTCTTGGGCGCGAGTAATGCCCACATACATGAGGCGACGTTCTTCTTCAAGAGCCATCGGATCATTAATGGAACGGAAGCTAGGGAACAAGCCTTGCTCTAAACCAACAAGGAAGACCGCAGGAAATTCTAAACCTTTAGCTGCATGGAGCGTCATCAGGGTGACTTTCTCAGCGTTCTCGCTACTATCATCAAGACTAGATGCTAGAGCTGCATTGGCTAAGAACGCATCAAGGGAAGCATCTTCATTCTCTTCCGCAAATTGCACTGCCGCGTTATACAGTTCTTGCAAGTTGGCAATGCGATCGTTGGCTTCATCATTGCTCTGGGCTTTCAGTTCATCGACATAGCCCGATTCTTGAAGAATTCCTTGAATGATATCCGCCGCAGGTGTAACCGCAACTTTCGCTTGCCATTTTTGCATCAGTTCCACAAAGGAAAGAACGCCTCTAGCCGATCGCCCTGCTAAAGTTTTAACCGTAGTTTCATCGCTGATGATTTCCCAGATCGGGACGCTGAGTTCTTGAGCAGCTTGTTGGAGCTTGTCGAGGGTTGCCTTGCCGATGCTGCGTTTGGGGACATTGATAATTCGCATCAAACCAAGGGTATCAGCAGGGTTAGAAAGTAGCCGCAAATAGGAGAGAACATCTTTGATTTCTTTGCGATCGTAAAATCGTAAACCACCCACGACTTTGTAAGGAATATTCCAGCGCACCAGCATTTCTTCAAAGGGGCGAGATTGAGCGTTGGTGCGATAGAGAATGGCAAAATGACCAAGATTAGCGCTAGGAGTCTTAGCCTTAACGCGACGAATCTGTTCAATTACAAACTGCGCCTCATCAACTTCATCATCGGCACGGAATAACTCGATCAAGTCCCCATCAGGGCGAGTTGCCTTCAGGACTTTATCAATACGCTGCGAGTTATGGTCGATCAGTTGGTTGGCGATTTCGAGAATATTGGCGACGGAGCGATAGTTTTCCTCTAGCTTGATCATTGTGCCTGTATGGGCATCGGGCAAGCGATCGCCAAAAGCTTCTTGAAACTCCATCAAGATGGTGAAGTCGGCGGAACGGAAGCTATAAATCGATTGATCCGCGTCACCAACCACAAAAATAGAGCGGTTTTCCCAAGCTGGTTTATTGTCATTAGTAGCAAGCAATCGAATCAAATCATATTGGGTGCGATTGGTATCTTGATATTCATCAACGAGAATATGTTTAAAGCGATCGTGCCAATATTTGAGAACTTCAGGATTTTGTTGGAATAAACGCACTGGCAAAAAGATTAAATCATCAAAATCGAGGGCGTTATTGGTAGCTAGCTGATTTTGATAGAGGTTATAGACTTGTGCGATCGCCCGTTTCCGAAAAGATGAATCATCACTTTGAGCCTCATACTCCTCTGGAGTCCAGCCTTTGTTTTTGGCATTGCCGATCGCAAAGCGCACCGACTTAGGCTCAAACTTCTTTTCATCTAAATTTAGTTGATTAATGACAATATCTTTGACTAAGGACTGTGCATCAGAATCATCGAAAATTGAGAAATTTTTTGCCCAACTTCTACCATTTTGATCTTTATACTTATCAATATCAAGGCGCAAAATCCGACAGCACATACTATGGAAAGTCCCCATCCATAGCCCATCTTGAGCAAAGCTATTGATATATTGCTTGTAAACTTTCTTACGGAGCTTATCCTGTTCCCAATCACTAATTTCGCTTAAAGCCTTACCTAATTCTCTTTGGGCGACTTCTTGGGTTAACAAAGATTGAATTCGCTCATTCATTTCCTTGCCAGCTTTATTCGTAAAAGTCACTGCAAGGATTTGCTCAGGCGCAACACCGTGATTGAGCATTAAGTTGGCGATGCGGTAGGTCAATGTGCGTGTTTTCCCTGAGCCTGCGCCTGCGACCACCAGCATTGGACCATGCAGATGGCTTGCTGCTTTTTGTTGAGCAGGGTTGAGATGATGCAAAAAAT
This genomic stretch from Pseudanabaena galeata CCNP1313 harbors:
- the rpsB gene encoding 30S ribosomal protein S2; amino-acid sequence: MGVVTLAQLLESGVHFGHQTRRWNPKMEPYIFTERNGVHIIDLVQTAQYLEEAYAYLRQASEQGKKVLFVGTKRQAAGLIAQEAARCGSYYINQRWLGGMLTNWTTIKTRVDRLKDLERRDESGALDRLPKKEASTLRREMEKLRKYLGGIKLMRKPPDIVIVVDHKREYNAVQECQKLKIPIVSLLDTNCDPDSVDIGIPANDDAIRSIKLIVGKLADAIYEGRHGDIEDIEYEVSAEDAEAYVEDEAIITGDEEEVA
- a CDS encoding Uma2 family endonuclease yields the protein MIAVRDNFPQFTPQEYFAWEEKQLHKHEYIEGEVYAMSGGSRNHSLIAVRFTTLFSNHLEGSACEVGNSDLRIKIAKSEKYTYPDVSVTCDDRDKTTTQYITYPSLIVEVLSPSTESYDRGGKFRLYRNNPVLIDYLLVSSTSIEIDLYHKKDNGEWIISNYQEGDTIELKSINLTFAIAQIYKGLNLTPENIDVV
- the pcrA gene encoding DNA helicase PcrA — its product is MSSNFLHHLNPAQQKAASHLHGPMLVVAGAGSGKTRTLTYRIANLMLNHGVAPEQILAVTFTNKAGKEMNERIQSLLTQEVAQRELGKALSEISDWEQDKLRKKVYKQYINSFAQDGLWMGTFHSMCCRILRLDIDKYKDQNGRSWAKNFSIFDDSDAQSLVKDIVINQLNLDEKKFEPKSVRFAIGNAKNKGWTPEEYEAQSDDSSFRKRAIAQVYNLYQNQLATNNALDFDDLIFLPVRLFQQNPEVLKYWHDRFKHILVDEYQDTNRTQYDLIRLLATNDNKPAWENRSIFVVGDADQSIYSFRSADFTILMEFQEAFGDRLPDAHTGTMIKLEENYRSVANILEIANQLIDHNSQRIDKVLKATRPDGDLIELFRADDEVDEAQFVIEQIRRVKAKTPSANLGHFAILYRTNAQSRPFEEMLVRWNIPYKVVGGLRFYDRKEIKDVLSYLRLLSNPADTLGLMRIINVPKRSIGKATLDKLQQAAQELSVPIWEIISDETTVKTLAGRSARGVLSFVELMQKWQAKVAVTPAADIIQGILQESGYVDELKAQSNDEANDRIANLQELYNAAVQFAEENEDASLDAFLANAALASSLDDSSENAEKVTLMTLHAAKGLEFPAVFLVGLEQGLFPSFRSINDPMALEEERRLMYVGITRAQEKLFLSHAQARRLYGNREYAIPSQFLAELPKEYLTGHGIDKFISKASQRAEATSVKGSLRSAPPVKVNAVKPKPRIDWQVGDRVVHDKFGEGQVSNLLGTGDKMYLAVAFAGQGKKIIDPKIAPIQKI